The following proteins are encoded in a genomic region of Nicotiana sylvestris chromosome 4, ASM39365v2, whole genome shotgun sequence:
- the LOC104225043 gene encoding myosin-binding protein 2-like isoform X1 gives MAANKFATMLHKNTNKITLILIYAILEWTLIILLLLNSLFSYLIIKFAEYFGLKPPCPLCSRVDHLFDHGNSKTLRKDLVCEAHATEISELGFCSNHQKLAESQDMCEDCSSSRLEILENSALLAWMDEIKLIQNGKEVTVENGEVSLMCSCCGVNLESKFSTPYILIKPSLDDYLAYNQKGNLIIEAAEDDDLMDKGDDFDKERSDFSIEECCGNEEKTEDQVLSDVYVPNSEVRMKDQGVQACENEESCFEFSTQHLEFICSGDKLVPIELMDSTTEEDHSKNHNKSDAEVNLESGEQVNKEFEFVVENKILQVEEETAVSEFKSEEEPKFGFLESMEVEEEEIGLVFCAKECNSVKESYEQFDNTQLLQAPAKGNVQILTERLREEEGLDAQQVTEEDSQMPIDGTDAEVLVETEILDLNLVDEIPCQGALTSVIHEEPSTSSADFHEVDQQGPKEDQEKLVELKLLSVEFDDHVMNNQSSISSKFNEIEEDKVPETPTSIDSFYQLHKKLLLVEKKDSVNEESLDGSVVSELEGGDTVSTIEHLKSALKTERKALHTLYTELEEERSASAVAANQTMAMINKLQEEKAAMQMEALQYQRMMEEQSEYDQEALQLLNELMVKREKEKQELEKELEVYRKRLMEYEAKEKMRLLKRSKDGSAKSGFSSPSCSNAEESDELSIDLNQEAKEDDSFYGHQYEDNKLHVDAGLELEESFADFEEERMSILEQLKMLEEKLINMDDEDAKHFEDVKPMEDSYKENGISHFDGQTNEHANGFSSETNGKHHLLEKIVNVKGKGLLPLFDAMSDENGDVTLNGHENGFHSNGVHDSYMTTFDVENKKLDVEEELDHLHERLQALEADKEFLKNCISSLKKGDKGMDLLHEILQHLRDLRNVEILVRNSSNGLMV, from the exons ATGGCTGCTAACAAATTTGCAACCATGTTACATAAAAATACCAACAAGATCACACTTATTCTTATCTATGCAATCTTAGAATGGACTCTAATAATTCTACTTCTCCTCAACTCTCTCTTCTCCTATTTGATCATCAAATTTGCTGAGTATTTTGGCCTAAAACCACCTTGTCCCTTATGTTCTCGAGTTGATCATCTGTTTGATCATGGAAATAGTAAAACTTTGCGTAAAGATCTTGTATGTGAAGCTCATGCCACAGAGATTTCTGAACTGGGATTCTGTTCAAATCATCAGAAGTTGGCTGAATCTCAAGATATGTGTGAGGACTGCTCGTCCTCGCGCCTTGAGATTTTAGAGAATTCAGCTTTGTTAGCATGGATGGATGAGATTAAGTTGATTCAGAATGGTAAGGAAGTTACTGTGGAAAATGGTGAAGTGAGTTTGATGTGTTCTTGttgtggtgtgaatttggagaGCAAATTTTCAACTCCTTATATTTTGATTAAGCCTTCTTTGGATGATTATTTGGCATATAATCAAAAAGGTAATTTGATTATTGAAGCAGCAGAAGATGATGATCTTATGGATAAAGGTGATGATTTTGACAAAGAAAGGTCAGATTTTTCAATAGAAGAATGTTGTGGAAATGAAGAAAAAACTGAAGATCAGGTTTTGTCTGATGTTTATGTGCCTAATTCTGAGGTTAGAATGAAAGATCAAGGTGTTCAAGCTTGTGAGAATGAGGAGTCATGTTTTGAATTTTCTACTCAGCATTTGGAATTTATCTGCAGTGGTGATAAGTTGGTTCCTATTGAATTGATGGATTCAACAACTGAGGAAGATCATAGCAAAAACCATAATAAGAGTGATGCTGAAGTCAATTTGGAGTCTGGAGAACAAGTTAACAAAGAATTTGAATTTGTTGTAGAGAACAAGATTCTTCAAGTGGAGGAAGAGACAGCAGTTTCTGAGTTCAAGAGTGAGGAGGAACCTAAATTTGGATTTCTTGAATCcatggaggtagaagaagaagaGATTGGTTTGGTTTTTTGTGCCAAAGAATGCAATTCAGTAAAGGAGAGTTATGAACAATTTgacaatactcaattgctccaaGCACCAGCCAAAGGTAATGTTCAAATTCTTACAGAAAGATTAAGGGAAGAAGAAGGTTTAGATGCTCAACAAG TTACAGAAGAGGATTCCCAAATGCCAATTGATGGAACTGATGCAGAAGTTTTAGTTGAAACTGAAATTCTTGATTTGAACTTAGTAGATGAGATTCCATGTCAAGGAGCTCTTACTTCAGTTATACATGAAGAACCTTCCACAAGTTCTGCTGATTTCCATGAAGTTGATCAACAAG GTCCTAAAGAAGATCAAGAAAAATTGGTGGAACTGAAATTATTATCAGTTGAATTTGATGATCATGTGATGAACAACCAATCATCAATATCTTCCAAATTTAATGAGATTGAAGAAGATAAAGTTCCAGAAACGCCAACTTCTATCGATAGCTTCTATCAGTTGCATAAGAAATTACTACTCGTCGAGAAGAAAGATTCAGTAAATGAGGAGTCTTTGGATGGAAGTGTGGTTAGTGAATTAGAAGGTGGAGATACAGTTTCAACGATCGAACACTTGAAATCAGCACTTAAAACTGAGAGAAAAGCTCTACATACTTTGTATACAGAGTTAGAAGAAGAGAGAAGTGCTTCTGCTGTGGCTGCTAATCAAACAATGGCAATGATAAATAAACTTCAAGAAGAAAAGGCGGCGATGCAAATGGAAGCTTTGCAATACCAAAGAATGATGGAAGAACAATCGGAGTATGATCAAGAAGCATTGCAGCTTTTAAATGAGCTTATGGTAAAGAGAGAGAAGGAAAAACAAGAGCTAGAGAAAGAATTGGAAGTGTATAGGAAAAGGTTAATGGAAtatgaagcaaaagaaaagatgaGGTTGTTGAAAAGAAGCAAAGATGGAAGTGCAAAGAGTGGATTTTCATCTCCTTCTTGTAGCAATGCTGAGGAGAGCGACGAGTTGTCTATTGATTTGAATCAAGAAGCAAAAGAAGATGACAGTTTTTACGGTCATCAATATGAAGATAACAAACTTCATGTTGATGCTGGTCTAGAATTGGAAGAATCGTTTGCTGATTTCGAAGAAGAAAGGATGTCGATTCTTGAGCAGCTAAAGATGTTGGAAGAAAAGCTTATAAATATGGATGATGAAGATGCAAAACATTTTGAAGATGTTAAGCCAATGGAAGATTCATATAAAGAGAATGGCATTTCTCATTTTGATGGACAAACAAATGAACATGCCAATGGTTTTTCGAGTGAAACGAATGGAAAACATCATCTCCTGGAAAAAATTGTCAATGTAAAGGGAAAAGGACTTCTTCCACTTTTTGATGCAATGAGCGACGAAAATGGAGACGTTACACTAAATGGACACGAAAATGGCTTCCATTCTAATGGTGTTCATGACTCGTACATGACAACGTTCGATgtggaaaacaagaagctagatgTGGAAGAGGAATTGGATCATCTACATGAAAGGCTACAAGCGCTTGAGGCAGATAAGGAGTTCCTAAAGAACTGCATTAGTTCATTAAAGAAAGGCGATAAGGGGATGGATCTACTTCATGAGATTTTACAACATCTTCGTGATCTTAGAAACGTTGAAATTCTTGTAAGGAACTCAAGTAATGGCCTCATGGTTTAG
- the LOC104225043 gene encoding myosin-binding protein 3-like isoform X2 produces the protein MAANKFATMLHKNTNKITLILIYAILEWTLIILLLLNSLFSYLIIKFAEYFGLKPPCPLCSRVDHLFDHGNSKTLRKDLVCEAHATEISELGFCSNHQKLAESQDMCEDCSSSRLEILENSALLAWMDEIKLIQNGKEVTVENGEVSLMCSCCGVNLESKFSTPYILIKPSLDDYLAYNQKGNLIIEAAEDDDLMDKGDDFDKERSDFSIEECCGNEEKTEDQVLSDVYVPNSEVRMKDQGVQACENEESCFEFSTQHLEFICSGDKLVPIELMDSTTEEDHSKNHNKSDAEVNLESGEQVNKEFEFVVENKILQVEEETAVSEFKSEEEPKFGFLESMEVEEEEIGLVFCAKECNSVKESYEQFDNTQLLQAPAKVTEEDSQMPIDGTDAEVLVETEILDLNLVDEIPCQGALTSVIHEEPSTSSADFHEVDQQGPKEDQEKLVELKLLSVEFDDHVMNNQSSISSKFNEIEEDKVPETPTSIDSFYQLHKKLLLVEKKDSVNEESLDGSVVSELEGGDTVSTIEHLKSALKTERKALHTLYTELEEERSASAVAANQTMAMINKLQEEKAAMQMEALQYQRMMEEQSEYDQEALQLLNELMVKREKEKQELEKELEVYRKRLMEYEAKEKMRLLKRSKDGSAKSGFSSPSCSNAEESDELSIDLNQEAKEDDSFYGHQYEDNKLHVDAGLELEESFADFEEERMSILEQLKMLEEKLINMDDEDAKHFEDVKPMEDSYKENGISHFDGQTNEHANGFSSETNGKHHLLEKIVNVKGKGLLPLFDAMSDENGDVTLNGHENGFHSNGVHDSYMTTFDVENKKLDVEEELDHLHERLQALEADKEFLKNCISSLKKGDKGMDLLHEILQHLRDLRNVEILVRNSSNGLMV, from the exons ATGGCTGCTAACAAATTTGCAACCATGTTACATAAAAATACCAACAAGATCACACTTATTCTTATCTATGCAATCTTAGAATGGACTCTAATAATTCTACTTCTCCTCAACTCTCTCTTCTCCTATTTGATCATCAAATTTGCTGAGTATTTTGGCCTAAAACCACCTTGTCCCTTATGTTCTCGAGTTGATCATCTGTTTGATCATGGAAATAGTAAAACTTTGCGTAAAGATCTTGTATGTGAAGCTCATGCCACAGAGATTTCTGAACTGGGATTCTGTTCAAATCATCAGAAGTTGGCTGAATCTCAAGATATGTGTGAGGACTGCTCGTCCTCGCGCCTTGAGATTTTAGAGAATTCAGCTTTGTTAGCATGGATGGATGAGATTAAGTTGATTCAGAATGGTAAGGAAGTTACTGTGGAAAATGGTGAAGTGAGTTTGATGTGTTCTTGttgtggtgtgaatttggagaGCAAATTTTCAACTCCTTATATTTTGATTAAGCCTTCTTTGGATGATTATTTGGCATATAATCAAAAAGGTAATTTGATTATTGAAGCAGCAGAAGATGATGATCTTATGGATAAAGGTGATGATTTTGACAAAGAAAGGTCAGATTTTTCAATAGAAGAATGTTGTGGAAATGAAGAAAAAACTGAAGATCAGGTTTTGTCTGATGTTTATGTGCCTAATTCTGAGGTTAGAATGAAAGATCAAGGTGTTCAAGCTTGTGAGAATGAGGAGTCATGTTTTGAATTTTCTACTCAGCATTTGGAATTTATCTGCAGTGGTGATAAGTTGGTTCCTATTGAATTGATGGATTCAACAACTGAGGAAGATCATAGCAAAAACCATAATAAGAGTGATGCTGAAGTCAATTTGGAGTCTGGAGAACAAGTTAACAAAGAATTTGAATTTGTTGTAGAGAACAAGATTCTTCAAGTGGAGGAAGAGACAGCAGTTTCTGAGTTCAAGAGTGAGGAGGAACCTAAATTTGGATTTCTTGAATCcatggaggtagaagaagaagaGATTGGTTTGGTTTTTTGTGCCAAAGAATGCAATTCAGTAAAGGAGAGTTATGAACAATTTgacaatactcaattgctccaaGCACCAGCCAAAG TTACAGAAGAGGATTCCCAAATGCCAATTGATGGAACTGATGCAGAAGTTTTAGTTGAAACTGAAATTCTTGATTTGAACTTAGTAGATGAGATTCCATGTCAAGGAGCTCTTACTTCAGTTATACATGAAGAACCTTCCACAAGTTCTGCTGATTTCCATGAAGTTGATCAACAAG GTCCTAAAGAAGATCAAGAAAAATTGGTGGAACTGAAATTATTATCAGTTGAATTTGATGATCATGTGATGAACAACCAATCATCAATATCTTCCAAATTTAATGAGATTGAAGAAGATAAAGTTCCAGAAACGCCAACTTCTATCGATAGCTTCTATCAGTTGCATAAGAAATTACTACTCGTCGAGAAGAAAGATTCAGTAAATGAGGAGTCTTTGGATGGAAGTGTGGTTAGTGAATTAGAAGGTGGAGATACAGTTTCAACGATCGAACACTTGAAATCAGCACTTAAAACTGAGAGAAAAGCTCTACATACTTTGTATACAGAGTTAGAAGAAGAGAGAAGTGCTTCTGCTGTGGCTGCTAATCAAACAATGGCAATGATAAATAAACTTCAAGAAGAAAAGGCGGCGATGCAAATGGAAGCTTTGCAATACCAAAGAATGATGGAAGAACAATCGGAGTATGATCAAGAAGCATTGCAGCTTTTAAATGAGCTTATGGTAAAGAGAGAGAAGGAAAAACAAGAGCTAGAGAAAGAATTGGAAGTGTATAGGAAAAGGTTAATGGAAtatgaagcaaaagaaaagatgaGGTTGTTGAAAAGAAGCAAAGATGGAAGTGCAAAGAGTGGATTTTCATCTCCTTCTTGTAGCAATGCTGAGGAGAGCGACGAGTTGTCTATTGATTTGAATCAAGAAGCAAAAGAAGATGACAGTTTTTACGGTCATCAATATGAAGATAACAAACTTCATGTTGATGCTGGTCTAGAATTGGAAGAATCGTTTGCTGATTTCGAAGAAGAAAGGATGTCGATTCTTGAGCAGCTAAAGATGTTGGAAGAAAAGCTTATAAATATGGATGATGAAGATGCAAAACATTTTGAAGATGTTAAGCCAATGGAAGATTCATATAAAGAGAATGGCATTTCTCATTTTGATGGACAAACAAATGAACATGCCAATGGTTTTTCGAGTGAAACGAATGGAAAACATCATCTCCTGGAAAAAATTGTCAATGTAAAGGGAAAAGGACTTCTTCCACTTTTTGATGCAATGAGCGACGAAAATGGAGACGTTACACTAAATGGACACGAAAATGGCTTCCATTCTAATGGTGTTCATGACTCGTACATGACAACGTTCGATgtggaaaacaagaagctagatgTGGAAGAGGAATTGGATCATCTACATGAAAGGCTACAAGCGCTTGAGGCAGATAAGGAGTTCCTAAAGAACTGCATTAGTTCATTAAAGAAAGGCGATAAGGGGATGGATCTACTTCATGAGATTTTACAACATCTTCGTGATCTTAGAAACGTTGAAATTCTTGTAAGGAACTCAAGTAATGGCCTCATGGTTTAG